The Mya arenaria isolate MELC-2E11 chromosome 15, ASM2691426v1 genomic sequence tgaagttgatattttataaaagcgTTTAGCTGCAAACCATAAGCAACTAGCTTACTACCTTCAAGGTCGATCAACGACGTTCTCAATACATCAATTCTTGTTGGTCATATATATTGACGCCCTAAAATACATCTAAAATTATATTGCATACAACACATGCCATCTTATTATCCTTTTAAGGgtgaaaacatttctgtattgtGAAATAACACGTGTTTATGCAAACATTGCAATACTCTGTTATACTGTGCATGATAATGATTCAACAAGCCACACTGACTCAGGAATTACGTAACAACAATTTAACCAAAAACTATCTATGTTACATGTCGAACAGTCAAACCATTAGTTCATAGTCATCCCGCTGGTTTACCACGGccgaaaatattttctttgacgACTCCTCTTGTTTCTGGATAGCTAGACGGGCTTTCGTACTAAGGGTTGACGCTAAacatttggtatggcctaagattgttcaaacgagcagttttatttacgacgGTATTTATATTCAgagaaaaatatacatttaaatgtatgcaTCCATCGTTCCTGAAaggttaacattttaatttaaaagtaattgcACAATTGTATCTGTAAATAACAGATATATcgatcttaaaaaaaaataaaaaattcactTAGTGTACAGCgtcatttgttgaaaaaaaacataccctTGCTGACACTTGCAGTGGGCGTCTAGTAGGCGTTTTTTCAAAGTGTCAACTTCCAGATTAACTACATGGCAAGGATTAGATTTCCGCTGACTCGGGTGTACTTCACCTCGAATCAGGACCGAATTCTCACTCCCCTCTTGTATTTCTCTAATGTAGCTTCAGGATAAAAAAGCAGAAGCTTTCTGGGTTTTTTTAGACGCCTTTGTTTATCCGCCATTTTTGGTCAGTGTCGGACATAAGCGGAGTAACTTCCCCTGATTATCGGGGGCGTGGCCTATCGAGCCATGGCGTAAGGTCAATTAAACAGGTCATTGCTCTTGTTCTTGGTAGTTTTATAGACTGCCTACAGCCATTGCAAACATACTGTTTAAGGATAGCAAAATTCCGAGCTCAAACACTTGCAACTGTCTTGAGCCTCGGTTCATACCTTCAGTtctgttgttttgaaatttgaatctGCTTGTTAGTAAGGTAAACCAAGAAGGGAAAGTGTGCAATCCACACCTGATAAACACCAGCACGGAGCTGTAACGGAATAAACAAACCGGGTGGATGGTTCTCACCCTTCCACACTTCAATCTTCTCCTCCTTGACATTTCAGGCCAATCCAGGCTATTGCCTTTTACTTCTAACTTAGCATACCTGGTTGCTTGTTGTTACCCATTCTCACACCACACTCGGACCCCACCCCCTTCATCCCCTTTCCTCCCCCTCCCTCCCTCCGTTGAACAAATATAACAGATTGCAAAAATTGATATGTACATATGTCGTCGATCAGACCCCCAACCTCTCGCTCGGCTACACGCACTCTTTATATGCAATAAATGCCAAGTTTTCCTAGTACCCATTAGCTgaaccaaaaagaaaacaatgccAGTGTGCATATACCTCACGTTAGAAAGCAATAACAACGTGACATTGTATTGTTCGTTCTATTATTTTGCACAATGCTTTTACCACACCTCAGTCCAATGGATATTTCTCCCGTAAACATTTATACTTTGAGTTCATTTTACAACATCCTGTGTTTCaatgatgttcttgtgtatGTTATAATATCTCATAATTAAATCAAAAGCCTTATGggttataatatttttgcatttcaCTTAATGATCAGAATACGTTtttcaaaactaaaatatatatttactataaacgAAGTCAATGGTGTATAGCctgatacaaatattttacattatttccaATTAAAATTCTAAACAAAACCAAGGGTatgctttaaaatgatttattataaccATACCACATGTATTAATGTGTTGTGCCTCAGGATCTACCTTATTTTGTCTACTTGCTTTTAGTTTGTAATGTTATTTAAACATCATTGCAGAAAATATAAAGCGTGCATGTatctatacattttaattttaatgcactCTGCTGCACTTGAATACGTTttacaaattgttcaaaatctGAAACATTCGCCTACATGAGCCCAAATGCTCAGGTAAAAACCATTTAATTCAAGCATGAAATCAATTGAAAAGACATTATGACATAAACTCAAATTGCTACCAAAGGATTGTGGCTTTCAACCTACAATAGCATGACTAATCGAGCATTTAACGTGGTCATAAATGAGGAAGTTTAATTGAGCCAGTGATaacttacttaaatatttatgtgaaacaGCGAAACATCCTGAATAAGTTAAAGGTGATGTGAAGTAACACAAAATGAATTCATTGAATTGTGTAATTGTTACCATTCTGTATTGTTTCGGAGTAATTTGCAAAGGTACTGTGGTATTTCAATATAACACCCGTTAAACTGAAAACTCCATACGTATAgatatatgtattcatataacTTAAATACTCAGATATGAACGTATATATTCAGCGTGACCATCGTAATATGCTTATGACTGTTCAAAAAAACTAATTCTTAAAATAGATTTGTGTCGACATTTAAAAGGACCTTACGGTTATAATTTACTCTGAATATTAAGATTTGAAAAcatacacaagaacatcaatgaaacaaaacattatgtaaaatatactCAAATGCAGCTTATATTTTCAACAGGAAGAATTATTGCTaccttaattatttaaactaaacttaACAAAATTGAAACGCGAGTTTTGAATAATGTATTCATGAGAATTGTGTTTAATAGCTGTCATGTATCATGTTGACTGATCggaataataatttattattcaaacaaagaaaaacaatctTTAGTATGGTTCATTCATTTTAATccttattttttgtaaatatccgCACTATGTCACGTTATATGTTTCTCATTGCGATACAGATTACCAGCGCTTTCTTTGTTTGTACCTACGTTTATTTGTGTACAGAGTTGCTCACTGAATACCATGTAAGGTACTAAAACCAATAAACGAAACAGTGCTTGAATAATCAGTCGAATAATAGTATCGCTTAAAAGTCGAAGCTTTTTATAAAAGTGACATCAAAATTAGCTAAAAGGTATTTTTATAACTGTGATAAAAACGCACTTTAGATTGAATAAGCATTGGCCAGATCAACAAAGTGCTTAAATATATAACTTTGATTGTTCATAACTCTAACTTATTACATGAGTGCACAAAAAGCAATTTTCGTTGGCAAAACTAAACTTAACCAGTATTTCTATagaccggaaacagtttatcatatgacgtcataataacgcTGTAGAAATCCCTTCATAAACGCCTTTCTAGCCTGTCTCTTTAaaaaccggaaacagtttagcatatgacgtcataatttatCCGTCGGTTTCGTGTAATAAACAGTTCATATTGACGGCAAAATCAAGCTATCGCCTCGGTCGATCAGGATGGTTTGGTCAATGTGACAGCATATTTCACCGTTAATAAGTAAGTAATCGTATAATATTTTGTACCAATTTCTATCAGGTATTTTCGACTGATTAACATAATAGGCaaatttttcgtaaatatctTACATTCGGTAGCAAATTTCAGTCAAAGATAGTCCATCATCGAGTGAAATAATTCATAGCATAGTTTGgctaaatattttcatgttatATTGAGCATTTTCgtatttcaattgtttcaacAGCGTTTGGTCGCTTGGAGTACACGAAACATACCATTTAACAAAGTTAAATCATAACAAAGAATAGGCATACTTTCTATGATTATATGTTTAGAAAAGACGGATTTTCGCGGATGACATAGGTACTGCTAATAAAAACTgctaatttcattttatttaagaaaatctttcagTAATCCCTTTTTACACATTCTGTGAAtggaacgacccgactgtaaccggaaacattttattaaatgacgtcacaataacgcgggaaaaagTCAACCatttgaaatcacttttaaacgtaaacttgaaacacttatgacaataatacatttaacattttattaattaacactttctaaaatgttgatttatattttacgggacttgctgaaacaatacaaacattaacaagATGAATacttttcatgtatattgttaagcgatgaattgcgatcagaacatatccgaagatgttgcgttcatcggatgataaccgcaatagCCGAAAGGCAGGAATGGAAGAtggggtgtaaatataaaacaatagtgCAGAGTTATagtaaaactgtattttataaaagtCAACATCTAATTAAAAACATCTCATATCTATTTCGATAAACAACTGGcaatcaataatacaataaaaactaaacggACAAGCATACTGTTCTCTAATTATACCGTtgatatgataaataatatggCGTTTGGTATTGaatttattctaaaatattgtaaagaaacatagaacaaacattaaaataggTTATTGTCTTTGAACAATTCGGAAGACGAGTTAGGTATTATTTTTCTGCTCTTTTGTTATTTCTGTAAAGTGAACTTTGTATGAACTCACACTATCAGTTAAGAAGGCAATTATTTGTTCTGTAAGTGATCTTGTTTCCATAAAAACACGTACAATTGTTTCATGTGCCACTTTTCACAACTGTTGTATGCACTATGATTTAAATACAGGCTTAGTTTATTATCTGTTATGTGGATCTATCAATGAACGAAGGTTTTATTCGTCAAATTGTTAATATTGTGCTATACAAAACTATACAAACTGTTTATTCCTATAAATATACTCTCGTGATTGAATGCGTAAACATTTCAGgctattaataaaatgtttaaatcaatcaGGTATacaatatagatcaacatttgcCTAATCTTATGGTATTTTTAGGTCAGGGAGTTTTTGTTTCACAAGATAAAACGAAATGGAACAAGTCTAGATGCACCTTGGCAGAACCAAATATAATCTGCATGGATGATGGCCTATGCATTGTTGAAAATGGTTTGGAATTTCTTACAAATGTAGAAGATCAAGACAATGGATTTTGGATTGGATTTGCCAAAAGATGGATAAGTTATGCTTATGTTGGTAGGTAAATATAGAAGTAgcttaaacaatttaataagtGCGTATAAGTTTATGTACGAGTACATGACAGAgttgtttatgataaaaaacaatataatgctATTAATAGAGTTATTGCATGTTAAGTATCTACGTTCCCGCCTTTGAACGGGGGCACTTTAACATGAAATCACTGAGGTTTAGAAGGAGTCATGCGCACGCGACTTCACATTTGCCTCAACATTTATCAGTACttacagacatatttttttttaaacggtAATCTTAATCAAAGCTAACATCAACTAGCATGACAATGAAGAATAACATGActacaaataatataaactgataaagtATACGACATAGCGCGACTGAGTTAATTCAGGGTCAAAAACTAATAGAATCTAATTAATATAACAGACCACCAAGTGTTGCTTGGGATATGTCCCAACGAAATAATTGTCTCTTCCATGTAATAAACGACGGTTGATATAAATCATAAGCATCAAATCGGCTAAAAATACTCAACCGCCAGATCGATAATGTCTTATCGTTACCAATGCCAGcttttgtatacatgtaaaaaagCACTGAAGTTGGACGCGAAATACGAACATCTAATACTTTTAATCGACACGTACCGAGAATTGCTGCACGTTTGCTGCAAACTATTTATGTAGGCATCTGGGCAAAAGTCGATGCTCGCTCGAGAAATCTTGGTGGACAGAGTGGACTAGAAACAGTACTGCCCTAGGCAGAACATATTTTGAGCAACAAGGCAAAAAAGGCGAAAATAGTAACAGAAGTGCCTGCATTATGaacataacatgtatataatgaataaacGTTATCTGTCGGATTTAGGTTCTTCGTTTCGCTACAGTTGGTGTTAGAAAACTGCTTACTTAAAGTTTTGCTAAAATGTATTATTCACCGCGGTTGGTTTGATTTGTCAGTGAAATACTTCCATAAGcaaatgtctttgttttgaaGGATGTGGCCAATTGAATGGTGGAGCCGAATATTCTGTTTCAACTCTTGGTGAATGTAGACGTACAACGGGATGCAAAACATTCGGTATACAAAAATCAACAGCGGTGAGTAATTGATGACTGAATAACAAATTTTGCGTTTAAGAAGTTGGATATTTACAGCAATAAAGAAATAACGAAATTGTTTAACGAATAGTATTTTTGCAATGCTTTAACGACATCTACAATGATTGGATTGTGTTCCCATAccgttttttgtttaatattatgaaaagttagttgtcttgtagcgttccGTCTTGGTCAGAGTGCTATCTGACAAGAAAAGTTGtctaaatattatataaacgtTTAATTGACAAATGTGGTTAAATGGCATTTTCTaattaaatagcaaaacaataattaatatgtttgtcgataaaatatcttaatataagttgtattgCAAGAGATCTCAATTGGAAGTCAGGCAAACTTTTATGGCTACCTTTTAAGGAACCAAAATTATTCGTACTTCCCAATAAACTGTTGGTAAAATACAGGCATAAATGAAAGCATTTGAATTATTCTAAgcatgttattttaattgtataacaAGTATTTCAATGATTGGTTAGCTTTGTAAGATTCGTTCAAgttcatttgaagaaaatataactTCACAATAAAAGTATTAACTGTCTATAAAAACTAACGGCGCGTATTCACACTCCGCGAATATTGagctttttcatttttggtCATTGTTTCATGGCATATGTCTTGAGGACCTTTTTcggatattttttttccttatttatcaaaacatagaATTTGAATGTTTCGTTTTCAACAAGTCTTTGCttttttagaaaagaaaaatggtCCGTTTTGTAAATTATCAATGGTTGTTTTAACTGACTGACGGAGAATCACTTGCATGATATACACAATAGCTCAGAAATAGGTATCCAAGAATGAATTAATATCGTTTCAGGGTTTGCGATGTAAATGTGCCAGTATAAACGCCTCGTGGAAACAAACATGTGGAGAAAAATGTGTAGAAGCTGATCAATATCCATGTGGTGGCACAGCCGACACCAAAATATTCTCATTGTACACTGTTGAAAAtggtaattataatattaatgcTAAAACATGATAACGAAATGTATGCTTACATGAAAAACAATCTTTATCAGAAATCAGCACTGAAAGGTTTGCCTGTTTACTAATAAAGCTGAATACATTCTGGAAGAAGGACCCTTTTCCATCCAGAGGCACCAATGAAATaggattatatatttataaatcgaatataacttaatattgaatttaaaaaaaagtaaatgaacATGGTGAACTTTGTACGTGGCTGATTCATCAACcttcatatttcagttccaCCTAGCGAACATTCACAAGACATTCACAGAAACTGCCTACTGTTCTTTTACCAGAACAGACTTGGAAATGATTATTACTGGAAGTCATGCAAATTAAACACCACCCCAACGCTATTATGCagcaacaaatatttttcaggtaACTAGAATCATCAGTTTTAATTTGTGAACGTTCCTACTTGGGGCATTATTCATTGCGTTTAGGTCTTAAGACACCAAGCGTGTTGACTTGAACTGGCAGTGATCGGCGAAAATAtctcgagcctcgggaaattcgagccaagcggaaatgcttacattcagtagaAATATAATGATCCTTCGCATCCAGTTCGAGCAAACGATGAATTCGAGCCATGCGAACCATggagttcgactgtattttaaatgcatcTCTTTAAATCAATAACACCAAATGATTATCTAATTTGCAAAAATTCACTTTCTAACGTAGTGGTCTTTTAATGTAATTGAAGTAATGAAAGTACTGCTGTAGTTGATTTGTGATTGATTTTGCACAGTCGCCACCAATTAACGAATACCCAAATGAGACACAAAGTTAAAGTCTCACATACACTAATCGAGGGCCACATAACGTACAAATCAACACAGAAAGACCATACGTccgtttaaatatttaaattgataaatattggaGTCACCGCCTTGCAACGATCATGGAAACAATGGTTTATGGGTCCAAACTTCACATAGGTCCCATCATACTACAACAAAACATCTTTTTAACGATTTAACTCCCACACCACAAACCATAGTTTACGGATAGGAATGAAACGATACGATCATCACTTGATACGATCAGATACCGATACATAAATCAAAATACGAAAACAAACACTTGAGAAACAAGAAAAGAGATCGCTTATAAAGATTTTTTGTTTCCAAAATTTATAactgttaaactattttatttcattggctTAACATCATTGTGACTAAAAcagatatataaacaaatatatgtttgtaaaagaaaaaaaaagtatttaactgtagtaacatttttttcatttgaattcaTTTAACTAGGTATTTGTGATAAGAAAATGTTGAATGTGCAAAGGATACTTAtcgttttaatgttttgtttgatgaATTAAAATCGTATATTGCCTGTCGGCCTCGCTATGTAGCTTCGCCGGTGTTGTTAAATCACCCGCTGCCGTTGTGTATATTTCTGTGTATCCTCTTTCATTGTCGTTGCTAGCAGTCCTGCTGAGGTTTACCCCGTCGTTGTTAGTTGATCTTCCTCCATTGATTCGAGAGCAATGACCGTTTTCCGTTATTGACGCACCAAATGTTGTTGTTACAATTACCTTCTTTGTCACTGATGCTCAAtcgtgttttcttttttttaatttttttttattgatcttCAATATTTGTGTGGTGCGATTTTACATGGATATTAAAGAAATGGTAAAAGGTCGACAGGCAGCATAAGAATtcaaaaaagttatgtttacgTATGTGAATTGCATTAAGTTTACGGGGctaatgaataaacaaaaataacagttaCCCTGAGGCATCCCATGTTTTAATCGCCGCTATGCTAGTATACGATGCGCACAGATATTCTCGCCGATGCCGGATGTTATgcttttataattttgatgtaATGATAAAGGAGTGCAAAAGAATCACTGGGGGCTTGAAAAGTAAGCCTAATCAGAACTTGCCTTAACATTGAAGGCCAATAAAAGGCTTCGAAAAGCTGTTGCCATACGACCCTTAGCAGCAGGCGACATTTAAACGACTACGAATGTTTCTGTGGTATATTTATTATCCAATTAAATTTGCAAAACGCAGACAGATTTAACAACGTAGAAAATTGTATCATTTGACACTTTTTTCTCGGCCAAGGTGTCAACAGACTTGACAAGCTTTTTATTGCCTGCCTGATAGATTTTGGGTTCCTTTTTAGCATTGTATTTTCAAaggtttatatataatttgttctGCTGAGACAAAATCATGATTTTAGTTTCTaaggaattatttaaaaattccACGATATTCAAAACGTAAATGATTTATCACGTGCGATTGTACAGATCGTCTGAGAACAAATACAGACcgattgaaaatataatatattttgatagttaTTTGTACATCGTATAGTTACCGGTTACtttgtatttttaagttaaCTCTAGAccacatttttaaatgaaatcattcaaaaattgGATTGTGATCGCAAAGACAAAGAACAGCGAAAAATGAATAACACTGACAACAAACGAGGAGAAACAAcggtgtacatgtacatgtatagtgtATTCCAATATGACTGCcgttgtaaaaaaaacatttattaatgtacgcaaatgaaaaaaaattaaaaaaataccattatacttatttaattattattgcaaCTAGTCGTAGAAGTGGGGGTCCTAgaattattattagtagtagaagtagtagtagtagtagtagtagtagtagtagtagtagtagtagtagtagtagtagtagtagtagtagtagtagtagtagtagtagtagtagtagtagtagtagaagtagtagtagtagtagtagtagtagtagtagtagtggtagtagtagtagtagaagtagtagtagtagtagtagtagtagtagtagtagtagtagttgtagtagcagtattagtagtattagtagttgtagtagtagtagtagtagtagtagtagtagtagtattagtagttgtagtagtagtagtagtagtagtagtagtagtagtagtagttgtagttgtagtagtagtagtagtagtagtagtagtagtagtagtagtaggagtagtaggagtagtagtagtagtagtagtagtagtagtagtagtagtaggaggaggaggaggaggaggaggaggaggaggagtagtaggaggaggaggaggaggaggaggaggaggaggaggaggagtagtagtagtagtagtagtagtagtagtagtagtagtagaagtagtagtagtagtagtagtagtagtagtagtagttgtagtagtagtagtagtagtagtaatagtagtagtagtagtagtagtagtagttgtagtagtaataaaagtagtagtagtagtagtagcagtagtagtagtagtagtagtagtagtagtagtagttgtagtagcagtagtagtagtattagtagtagtagtagtagcagtagcagtagcagtagcagtagcagtagcagtagcagtagcagtagtagtagtagtagtagtagtagtagtagttgtagtagtagtagcagtataaaaagcattagtagtattagtagtagtagtggttgtagtagtagtagaagtagtagtagtagtagtagtagtagtagttgtagtagtagtagtagaagtagtagtagtagtagaagtagtagtagtagtagtagtagtagtattagtagtagtattagtagtattagtagtagtagtagtagtagtaatagtagtagtagtagtagtagaagtagtagtagtagtagtagtagtagtagtagtagtagtagtagtagtagttgtagtagtagtagtagtagtagtagtagtagtagtagtagtagtagtagtagagtagtagtagtagtagtggcagtagtagtagtagtagtagtagtagtagttgtagtagaagttgtagtaAAGTGTTATTTGTCTATCACGATGATGCATGCAATATTCTGTTACAGAGCATAACCCGATGGCGGAAAGATACATCCCAAGTAATGAAAATTGGGCCCAGGCTGTTGAGAACTGTGTCGGAGGAGGAAAATTCCCTGCATCGATACCAAGT encodes the following:
- the LOC128220390 gene encoding uncharacterized protein LOC128220390 is translated as MNSLNCVIVTILYCFGVICKGQGVFVSQDKTKWNKSRCTLAEPNIICMDDGLCIVENGLEFLTNVEDQDNGFWIGFAKRWISYAYVGCGQLNGGAEYSVSTLGECRRTTGCKTFGIQKSTAGLRCKCASINASWKQTCGEKCVEADQYPCGGTADTKIFSLYTVENVPPSEHSQDIHRNCLLFFYQNRLGNDYYWKSCKLNTTPTLLCSNKYFSEHNPMAERYIPSNENWAQAVENCVGGGKFPASIPSIKNVNFTDQDSEDHWTGIIKGESITSLSDMLENSTNPPVTYGYVEKMNHNFNVRFEGDSIKRRKSLCAEEPMPSTTYDNATFKHVTRESTLKITPISHPVPEGTTESVVKEEGGSSTVIVVGVEVVVTLFVVGVLAVLIKRRYMTRACSNNAATGKPSTEVSTAADNQQRVEYVNTANNEVHSNSLNTYEKLNMTKGVDNYLSLQEINAVEHDYQNA